TGTAAATTAgtgtaattataaatgtaaGTTACGATTTAAATTACACGGTTATCGAATATATCAGCGCTATCTACAGATGTCGCTAATACTAATTcgagaattaaaatttgtattattcgtGCAACGAGAGATCGTATTCAAAATGCGCAACGCGGCTAACTTCAGTGGGCTCCCCACCACGAGCACTATCCCACTATTACACGTTTCCTACTCCATCTGCTATATACACGGTGAACAAATAAATACAGTATACATTTGTTGCATTACTtgcaaaattcttgaattttcaatactagaaattcgaaagtttaaaaaattgtaccttCTGAAATTTGAGTGTTAAATTCCTCGCtagttttggagtttggaaaacagaaatataagaatttggaagtttcaaaGTATGAGAATTAGCAGTACTGGAAATTTGAGTGGTTTGccttttgacaatttaaaaatttgaaagttcaaaaatttgagagtttgacaaattaagaatttcgaaagttcgagaggtggaaatttgtggTTTTAGAAGTTTAAAGATTTCGAATCACAGAAATATAAGATGgttaacaatttgtaaaattatttttacactaGGTATATGCTCTAAGCATCACGAAAATTGTAAATGCGCCTGCGTGTTGCCATTGGTTACGAACCATGCTTGAGCCAATCAGAGGTGACATGCGCAGAACGGTGGAAAACTCGTCGAATGATGAGTATGATTTCCCATTGAACGAACAATTCTTAGCTGTGCGCAACGCTACTCCAATAACggacatatgtatatcattaaATCCCGGAGATGGTCTCTACCCGTACAGATCGTGGAATAACCGTTAAAATGTCAGAATAACGCTTGTTGCGAATTGGCTTGAAAAGTCGACCAATCGAGGAACGTTGGTGAGTCGGTGGGTACGTTTTCAAGGGACTTGATTCAACGATTGAGCAAAGCGACGATACCAGTTTCACGCATATGTACATTTCATCGCCGTCGTCGTCGCAATAGTCGTCATCGTCGACGTCGGCGTTGATTGTGCTCTGATCTTAATTCTGTAATATCTTCAACGAGATCGGCAATTCGTCTTCGTCGTCAAATCGAATCTCACGAAAGTGTAGATCAAATTTCTCCCGTAACCCGAACTCTCGAAACAGCTTCGCAAGATAGTGACATCGTTATCTTTTATTACGGTATTTATAGATCTAAAAAAGCCTATGGCGATTTTCTGAAGGGAAGAGAAACAGGTCTTGGGATAGGTAACGAAAAAGAACGAGTATTCCTTCGATGTTAACGCGCGCGGGCTTTTTTTCCGGGTGCAATTTACGGGTACGTGTTAGTGCGTGTCCGTAGTTACACGAGGATTATAAGCGGAAAAGAGAGGAGCAGCGGAGAACGAGAGTGATAGGGCTAGTTGAGACGAAACGAGACAAGTTTCGATAGTGAAACGAAGTGAGAACGAGAACGTTGATCAGGGGTCGCGAGGAGAAGGAAGGGGTCTCCGTCAAAATGTCGCTGAAAACACCAACGCGGATACAGTGATTGCTTTTCGTCGTTTAACAGGGGGTACGTGATCTTTCCTCACTCGAAcattgttctttttttatcgTTCTTGCAATAGTCGTTCCCATTTTCTTTACGTTTAGAATGTACGCAGCCTCTTTGAACCTCGTAGAAGAAAAGTCCTGGGTACATCGATTGCGCACGGTTACCCGGTTTCCCTCTGTTTGTTTCCATCGGGCTTTGTACAACTTTACCGTGACTGTGTGCATAACACGCCACAGTAGCGGCTTGAGATATCTTGCATTCATATCAATCTCTTTGTATTTGTTGTATTTTTCGCTTCCTCGTTACGAAGACATTCGGCGATCGCGTATACTGTGCCGATTTCCAGGTATTCGTTGCCACTGTATTCGTGGCTTTTCTTCGCTTCGTAAATTTCTTTTCCTTTAGTTCAGGGTAATTAGCGGGATAATTCCTGGCAAGCTGTACTTTTCTATGGAACTTTATTTCGTCTTTTCAAAATCCACATCAATGTAACCTCTGCTACAAATTTTACAGAAGGTCAAAGGTAAAAAGTAAACGGTTATTTACGAATTTTGTGTGAGTTATCGGTTTTACGGAAAAATAGTTACTATGAAATTTATAGCTCAGGAAATTTTCTACAAAGTAGGTTGAATTAGTTTTTTTCatagcaattttatttctttctataacagtttacaaattttcagattttgaaaaaTAGTTCCACATTCCCTGAAAGTGACTAAGCTTACTGGGAATTATTTTACAGTTTGGTTATATTTTTGTCTAATTTCTCTGGACTAATTTTGTggcaaagaaaaagaaatttcaacTCCTGCTTTGCATTAGTTTTTATTCATGCAGTTGCTAATCTATTGCTTCTTaccttttaaaaattgataagacTAATTGAACTTGGAATTTAAAAAGAGACATATACCCAAGAAAATTTTTTAGGAAAGCTTACCTAATCTTTtctcaatcatttttatttatgataattttGTAGGGTTTTGGTGAAGCTGAACAgataaaaacattaaaaatatggTATCAACTCGTCAATCAAGTAGTATGGGAGCAAGTAATGGAGGTGGACCAGTCACTGAGATTACAGATGTAAATTCATCTAGAAGACATCAATCTGCAACAATGGCTAGTTCTTACACTGGAACATCCACTTCAGAACCACCCTCTTACAGTAATGTGAACCTCCTCAATTTACCggttgaaattcttgaaaagaTTTTCAGCTACTTGGATTATAACACTGTAGCCCACTTACGTCCAGtaagtgaaaattataatatacaatactATTTAAAAACTATCTAATGaagtatatttaatttacatactatataataattttaacaaaaattctttACTGTTTACAGGTTTGTCATCAGATGGATCGTGTTTGTggatcaattttaaattcaacattTCAGAAACTTCAAACACAGATGTTAAGTCGTTTTCAAGCAATTAAAGCACAGATGCCAAGACGTGAATCTGCACGCCGTAATCATCCATTAGCTTGTGAATCTGACATTATTGAAACTCTTCACATGCGCCTCACCTTGTTACAAATGAGTTTTGGCAAACACATTGAACGTAAACATTGTTGTTTTTTTCCTGGAGAGGTAAACGAAATTTCCTTTACAGGTTATAGAattaaaagtatattatatttaagtgCATTTAAAAAATCGAACTTTAATTACAGATTTTAGATGAAGTTTATCGcattttacattatattaaaGTTACTCCAAAATTGGCCAGACCATATAAAGTTACAGACGAATTATTTGATTTAAGCACTATGGCCATGGAGTACTTTAAAGAACGTATTGAACCAACATTACCAGAAATTCCTTACTTCGGAGCTGATTTCTTAGATCTTGCTGGGACATTCTCTTGTGAGCAAACATCTCTGACTTCCAAATCTTTTGAACTTAAATTAAGTTGTATTCTATTACTTTTTTACATACTGTTATTTTATCTATATTCTGTTCAAATGTTATAGCCTCTAGTAACGTGAACAAACCATTTATGTGCCTGGATTCTGCACCTCTGACAGTTGGAAGTGGCAAAGGGGGAAACAATAGTGGAGAGGAAGGATCTCCACCACATTCTTCGGACGATCCCGGTCTCTTAGAATCTAGTGTATCGCCGCCACAATCT
The nucleotide sequence above comes from Megachile rotundata isolate GNS110a chromosome 13, iyMegRotu1, whole genome shotgun sequence. Encoded proteins:
- the dmpd gene encoding F-box protein dampened, with product MVSTRQSSSMGASNGGGPVTEITDVNSSRRHQSATMASSYTGTSTSEPPSYSNVNLLNLPVEILEKIFSYLDYNTVAHLRPVCHQMDRVCGSILNSTFQKLQTQMLSRFQAIKAQMPRRESARRNHPLACESDIIETLHMRLTLLQMSFGKHIERKHCCFFPGEILDEVYRILHYIKVTPKLARPYKVTDELFDLSTMAMEYFKERIEPTLPEIPYFGADFLDLAGTFSSSSNVNKPFMCLDSAPLTVGSGKGGNNSGEEGSPPHSSDDPGLLESSVSPPQSNMVLRKRIRKIKQGMKRYNSQLTLMRRDLRSCKAKIAEQQKQIVEYATRLDENDKKNEETSRKFSTLLQVFTKELNKCKTELQYWRSKSPAIPVCVVCGQSMLVPTEDIQALTNQSVMPETLDEGLDFIPIADAQSPTEVVSQPTVTQQPSSPPPTVEMAPPKAPVPSLSSKRKSNAEEAPSDAAKKPRRTAKSRQVKRSKI